A stretch of the Balneola vulgaris DSM 17893 genome encodes the following:
- a CDS encoding T9SS type A sorting domain-containing protein has translation GPVQLTVYNVMGQKVAQLINETKTAGSYQVTWNAADQASGIYXYRLKAGSQVITRQMTLIK, from the coding sequence GGTCCTGTACAGTTAACGGTATACAATGTGATGGGGCAAAAAGTAGCCCAGCTCATTAATGAGACGAAAACAGCCGGCAGCTACCAAGTAACATGGAATGCAGCCGATCAAGCCAGTGGTATCTACTANTACCGTTTGAAAGCGGGTAGCCAAGTAATCACTCGTCAAATGACGCTCATCAAGTAA